The proteins below come from a single Miscanthus floridulus cultivar M001 chromosome 1, ASM1932011v1, whole genome shotgun sequence genomic window:
- the LOC136536421 gene encoding uncharacterized protein, which translates to MASSSGAAAPAAHVGATAATTAITVERKPAAARLSELGVRSWPKWGGPPGRYALSYGARQTCYIVRGKASATVEGSPESSCTAQFGAGDLVVFARGTRCTWHIVAAVDMHYAFDPS; encoded by the exons ATGGCTTCCAGCTCCGGCGCTGCGGCACCAGCCGCACACGTCGGCGCCACCGCCGCGACGACCGCGATCACCGTCGAACGGAAGCCAGCGGCGGCTCGCCTGTCGGAGCTCGGCGTCAGGTCTTGGCCCAA GTGGGGCGGCCCTCCGGGGAGGTACGCGCTGAGCTACGGAGCGCGGCAGACGTGCTACATCGTGAGAGGCAAGGCGAGCGCCACCGTGGAGGGCTCGCCGGAGAGCAGCTGCACGGCCCAGTTCGGCGCCGGCGACCTCGTCGTCTTCGCCAGGGGAACGCGGTGCACCTGGCACATCGTCGCCGCCGTCGACATGCACTACGCCTTCGATCCGTCCTAA